In one Thermaerobacter sp. PB12/4term genomic region, the following are encoded:
- a CDS encoding PucR family transcriptional regulator ligand-binding domain-containing protein: protein MAVAAVPQPNRPQREGVTVRDVLFLPSAAGAEVVAGRQGMNRPVRWVHISELLDIARLLTGGEFLLTTGMRFQDAAPDELRTYAASLAEAGVVAVGLELVQWIHEPPAALVEACEVHGLPLVVWRSEVRFRLIAEEVARRILDTGRRPAGFDEDELAEMLLAGPWAEPIARERLEAAGLDAGPWVVLGLIKAAGMERAGAAVALEQAVHHVRQAVPRAARGLAGTAVARLACSSRGEIAKVILTGPSPASLRSAWDALIPMLRRNGPYSSKGRSVPLRIGVSRPRDSLGGLNAALREAMAVLRFQSVRRPWPHVHFDQLQLGQFLLAIPEPALRRLVETELGALLKTPRNERPELLRTLLALLEHNFNVSATAKVLHLRRQSLYRRLARLEELLGPGFDQCDRRATLLLAIRASQLLGLYPEE from the coding sequence ATGGCGGTCGCGGCGGTACCGCAACCGAATCGTCCTCAACGGGAAGGCGTCACCGTACGTGACGTCCTGTTCCTTCCCTCAGCGGCCGGAGCCGAGGTGGTGGCCGGCCGTCAGGGGATGAACCGGCCGGTCCGCTGGGTGCACATCTCGGAGCTGCTGGACATCGCCCGGCTTCTCACCGGTGGCGAGTTTCTCCTTACGACGGGCATGCGGTTCCAGGATGCAGCCCCCGACGAGCTGCGTACGTACGCCGCCTCGCTGGCCGAGGCCGGTGTCGTGGCGGTGGGGCTGGAGCTCGTCCAGTGGATTCACGAGCCGCCCGCTGCCCTGGTGGAAGCTTGTGAGGTCCACGGGCTTCCCTTGGTGGTCTGGCGATCGGAAGTCCGCTTCCGGCTGATCGCGGAGGAGGTCGCCCGCCGGATCCTGGACACGGGCCGCCGTCCCGCCGGCTTCGACGAGGACGAACTGGCGGAGATGCTGCTGGCCGGCCCGTGGGCGGAGCCCATCGCCCGGGAACGCCTCGAAGCAGCGGGCCTGGATGCGGGCCCCTGGGTGGTCCTGGGCTTGATCAAGGCGGCAGGGATGGAGCGGGCGGGCGCGGCCGTTGCCCTCGAACAAGCCGTTCACCACGTGCGCCAGGCGGTGCCGCGGGCGGCCCGGGGGCTTGCCGGTACGGCGGTGGCTCGACTGGCGTGTTCAAGCCGGGGGGAGATCGCCAAGGTCATCCTCACCGGTCCGTCGCCTGCGTCGTTGCGCAGTGCCTGGGATGCCTTGATCCCCATGCTCCGCCGGAATGGTCCCTACTCCTCGAAGGGCCGGTCCGTGCCCCTGCGCATCGGCGTCAGCCGGCCCCGGGACTCGTTGGGCGGGTTGAACGCCGCTTTGCGGGAAGCCATGGCCGTCCTGCGGTTCCAGTCGGTGCGGCGTCCCTGGCCCCACGTGCACTTCGACCAGCTGCAGTTGGGCCAATTCCTGCTCGCGATCCCCGAGCCCGCCCTCCGGCGCCTGGTGGAGACCGAACTCGGGGCCTTGCTCAAGACGCCCCGGAACGAGCGGCCCGAGCTCTTGCGCACCCTCCTGGCGCTCCTTGAGCACAACTTCAACGTGTCGGCCACGGCCAAGGTGTTGCACCTGCGTCGCCAGAGCCTCTACCGGCGGCTGGCCCGGCTCGAGGAGCTGTTGGGACCCGGTTTCGACCAGTGCGACCGGCGGGCCACGCTGCTCCTGGCGATCCGGGCGTCGCAGCTGCTCGGCCTGTATCCGGAGGAGTGA
- a CDS encoding isocitrate/isopropylmalate dehydrogenase family protein translates to MQSTAPKQTVQPVQPAQPVHPVRLAVIPGDGVGPEVIEQALRVLQAIEEATGHRFHTVTFPWSSEHYLQTGHVAPPGFLDTLRGFDAILLGAMGDPRVPDPISVGLVLQIRKGFDLYVNLRPVRRLSGAPSPLAHAPTVDILFVRENTEGEYSDAGGRLNAGHPDELALHTAVFTRRGIERIAVFAFEQARHRRRIVTSVSKGNALPHTFGLWDEVVRDVARHFPDVRLETVLVDAMAYHLVRQPERFDVVVASNLFGDILTDLGAALQGGLGLAASANINPAGPYPGMFEPVHGSAPDIAGRGIANPIGAIWSAALMLDYLKDRGRLPNGDRLAGAVLQAIADVLREGPHTPDLGGTATTREVGEAVVRQLARLL, encoded by the coding sequence ATGCAGTCCACCGCGCCCAAGCAGACCGTCCAGCCCGTGCAGCCCGCGCAACCCGTGCATCCGGTCCGGCTGGCGGTCATCCCAGGGGACGGTGTAGGACCCGAAGTGATCGAGCAAGCCCTCCGCGTGCTGCAAGCCATCGAAGAGGCAACAGGCCACCGGTTCCACACCGTGACCTTCCCCTGGAGCTCGGAGCACTACCTTCAGACCGGTCACGTGGCCCCGCCGGGCTTCCTCGATACCCTGCGCGGCTTCGACGCCATCCTGCTGGGGGCCATGGGCGACCCGCGCGTCCCGGATCCCATCTCCGTGGGCCTGGTCCTGCAGATACGCAAGGGGTTCGACCTGTACGTCAACCTTCGCCCCGTCCGGCGGCTGTCCGGCGCCCCGTCGCCCCTCGCCCATGCCCCCACCGTCGACATCCTGTTCGTTCGGGAGAACACGGAAGGCGAGTACTCCGACGCGGGCGGGCGGCTGAACGCAGGGCATCCGGACGAACTGGCCCTGCACACGGCGGTCTTCACCCGGCGGGGCATCGAGCGCATTGCCGTCTTCGCCTTCGAGCAGGCCCGCCACCGCCGCCGCATCGTCACCAGCGTTTCCAAGGGCAACGCCCTGCCCCACACCTTCGGCCTGTGGGACGAGGTGGTCCGGGACGTGGCCCGCCACTTCCCTGACGTGCGGCTGGAGACCGTGCTGGTCGACGCCATGGCGTACCACCTGGTGCGCCAGCCGGAGCGGTTCGACGTGGTGGTAGCGTCCAACCTCTTCGGGGATATCCTGACGGACCTGGGCGCTGCCCTGCAGGGCGGCCTGGGCCTGGCTGCCAGCGCCAACATCAACCCCGCCGGGCCGTATCCGGGGATGTTCGAGCCGGTCCACGGATCCGCCCCCGACATCGCGGGCCGGGGCATCGCCAACCCCATCGGGGCCATCTGGTCTGCCGCCCTGATGCTGGACTACCTGAAGGACCGGGGCCGCCTGCCGAATGGCGACCGGCTGGCCGGCGCGGTGCTGCAGGCCATCGCGGACGTGCTCCGGGAGGGACCGCACACGCCGGACCTGGGCGGGACGGCAACCACCCGTGAGGTCGGCGAGGCCGTGGTGCGGCAACTCGCCCGGCTCCTGTGA
- a CDS encoding OPT/YSL family transporter codes for MMQNIVSREEMETAKGRHPSIFEPVPLALNVILSVIGAIIGLQLITQLGITANTAIIGALIAMLAARIPVGFLRPFRSIHRQNLIQTGISGATFGAANSLLLPMGIPFAIGRPDLVWPMLVGAAIGLFVDAWIMYRLFDSRIFPASGAWPPGIATAEAILAGDEGGRRARLLLWGTLIGLIGSILKVPMSAFGVAFIGNVWALTMFGVGLLLRGYSQPLWGIDLNALYIPHGMMIGAGVVALLQITLILLRRQGGESPESERGRNVGDWNGALETTVDERTIGRVLTSGFGLYIIGAIILAVIGGLVSEMSGGQIALWILFAAVAALVSELIVGLSAMHAGWFPAFAVTLIFLVLGMLMGFPAVPLALLTGYTASTGPAFADMGYDLKAGWLLRRREGSRAFELEGRRQQFRADLIAFVIAAAIVALVWPNYFQKDLIPPVDRVFAATIQAGVEDPSILTKLLLAAIPGALIQFLGGPSRQMGILLATGLLINMPLAGWAVLVGILLRVVISRRYGAEAETPMSITAAGIIAGDALYSFFNSILKVR; via the coding sequence ATGATGCAGAACATTGTTTCTCGAGAAGAGATGGAAACAGCGAAGGGTCGGCATCCGAGTATCTTTGAGCCTGTTCCCCTGGCTTTAAACGTTATCTTGTCCGTTATTGGTGCCATCATTGGCCTGCAACTCATCACGCAATTAGGCATCACGGCAAATACCGCCATTATTGGTGCCCTTATCGCCATGTTAGCCGCCCGCATTCCTGTAGGGTTCTTGCGGCCTTTCCGTTCCATCCATCGGCAGAATTTAATCCAAACGGGTATCTCGGGTGCCACCTTCGGCGCCGCCAATTCACTGCTGCTGCCGATGGGCATACCCTTCGCCATTGGGCGGCCTGACCTCGTATGGCCGATGCTGGTTGGGGCAGCAATCGGCTTATTCGTGGATGCGTGGATCATGTACCGCCTCTTCGACTCCCGCATCTTTCCCGCCTCCGGTGCATGGCCTCCGGGTATTGCAACGGCCGAGGCGATCTTGGCGGGAGACGAGGGCGGGCGGCGGGCCCGGCTCCTCCTGTGGGGTACACTTATCGGCTTGATCGGGTCGATTCTGAAGGTGCCCATGTCGGCGTTCGGCGTGGCTTTCATAGGAAACGTATGGGCGCTGACGATGTTTGGTGTCGGTCTGTTGCTCCGTGGTTATTCCCAGCCCTTGTGGGGGATCGATTTGAATGCTCTCTATATCCCCCACGGCATGATGATTGGCGCCGGCGTCGTTGCGCTGCTGCAAATCACGCTCATTCTCCTGCGTCGACAAGGCGGGGAGTCTCCGGAAAGCGAACGGGGACGCAACGTGGGTGATTGGAACGGGGCACTTGAAACGACGGTTGACGAACGGACCATCGGGCGGGTGCTAACGAGCGGATTCGGGTTGTACATCATTGGTGCCATCATATTGGCTGTAATCGGTGGGCTTGTTTCAGAAATGTCCGGTGGCCAAATTGCGCTGTGGATTTTGTTCGCAGCGGTGGCTGCTCTTGTCTCGGAACTCATTGTTGGCTTGTCAGCAATGCATGCGGGGTGGTTCCCGGCCTTTGCGGTGACGCTGATCTTTCTCGTGTTAGGAATGCTCATGGGGTTCCCCGCGGTGCCCCTGGCCCTACTTACCGGATACACCGCCTCCACCGGGCCTGCTTTTGCCGACATGGGGTACGATTTGAAAGCAGGCTGGTTGCTGAGGCGCCGTGAAGGAAGCCGAGCCTTTGAACTCGAGGGCCGGCGCCAGCAATTTCGAGCCGATCTGATTGCGTTTGTCATCGCGGCTGCAATTGTTGCGCTGGTTTGGCCGAACTACTTCCAAAAGGATCTGATCCCTCCGGTGGACCGGGTATTTGCGGCAACGATTCAAGCCGGTGTCGAGGATCCTTCGATCTTGACCAAGCTATTGCTGGCGGCTATACCCGGTGCCTTGATTCAATTCCTCGGCGGACCTTCGCGCCAGATGGGTATCTTGCTGGCGACCGGGTTGCTGATTAACATGCCGCTGGCGGGCTGGGCGGTACTGGTCGGCATTCTGTTGCGCGTGGTGATTAGCCGCCGGTACGGGGCCGAGGCTGAAACGCCCATGAGCATCACCGCGGCAGGTATCATTGCCGGCGACGCGTTGTATAGCTTCTTTAATTCGATTCTCAAAGTCCGATGA
- a CDS encoding DUF1177 domain-containing protein: MALKYVLEVLDAVDSPQASGETIRDLFARYDWTNVEVRTVEGSQGKTDFVKVVIPGTRGKTQGGSAPTLGIIGRLGGLGARPEQIGYVSDGDGAVAALAAGLKLADMHRRGDMLAGDVIITTHICPDAPTQPHDPVPFMGSPVDIATMNAMEVDAAMDAVISIDTTKGNRICNHRGIAITAPVKEGWILRLTDDLLDVYEIVTGRLPVVLPITMQDITPYGNGVHHLNSIMQPAVATSAPVVGLAITTETMVPGSATGASHEVDIALAVRYVIEVAKLFGQGKFKFYYESEYRRLCDLYGRMVVLQVQR, encoded by the coding sequence GTGGCGCTGAAATACGTCCTGGAAGTACTTGATGCGGTGGATTCCCCTCAGGCAAGCGGAGAAACGATCCGCGATTTGTTTGCGCGCTACGACTGGACGAACGTCGAGGTCCGAACGGTTGAAGGCTCCCAAGGGAAAACGGACTTTGTCAAAGTCGTCATTCCCGGGACACGAGGGAAGACCCAAGGAGGATCTGCCCCCACCCTGGGCATCATCGGCCGGTTGGGTGGCCTTGGCGCCCGGCCAGAACAGATCGGTTACGTGTCCGACGGTGACGGCGCCGTGGCCGCCTTGGCCGCAGGGTTAAAGCTAGCGGACATGCACCGACGCGGGGACATGCTGGCCGGCGACGTCATCATCACAACCCATATTTGCCCGGATGCGCCGACCCAGCCCCACGATCCGGTGCCCTTCATGGGATCCCCAGTGGACATCGCCACGATGAACGCCATGGAAGTCGACGCCGCAATGGACGCGGTGATTTCGATCGACACCACCAAGGGGAATCGAATTTGTAACCATCGGGGCATTGCCATCACCGCCCCGGTAAAGGAGGGATGGATTCTCCGGCTAACCGATGATCTGCTGGATGTCTACGAAATCGTGACGGGACGACTGCCGGTTGTGTTACCCATCACAATGCAAGACATCACTCCCTACGGTAATGGGGTCCACCACCTCAACAGCATCATGCAGCCGGCGGTGGCCACATCGGCACCGGTGGTGGGCCTTGCCATCACCACGGAGACCATGGTTCCTGGCTCCGCCACCGGAGCCAGTCACGAAGTCGACATTGCGTTGGCAGTTCGGTATGTCATCGAGGTCGCCAAGTTATTTGGTCAGGGCAAGTTCAAATTCTACTACGAGAGTGAGTACCGCCGTCTCTGTGACCTCTACGGTCGCATGGTCGTGCTTCAAGTTCAACGGTAA
- a CDS encoding aminopeptidase, with the protein MVTDAGKVSMGNLFFRAGLALGADAVLVVMSERTADGQEPPAAVAAAMAAADVVIAPTTRSLTHTAARRRATDAGARVATMPGITEDMLYRGAITADYEVVRRRTEQVARILDGGRAVRLISGEKYELFLDITGRRAIASTGVYRDPGSAGNLPSGEAYLAPVEGSANGDLFVDGSVAGLGLLQDPLLLHIENGRLVSAEGPDAERLLKLLDQSPQGRMVAELGIGTNDAARLTGTVLEDEKIYGTVHIAFGSNASFGGSIEAGLHIDAVVLRPQLYVDGVLLVGDGRVYV; encoded by the coding sequence GTGGTGACCGATGCTGGGAAAGTATCGATGGGGAACCTGTTCTTTAGGGCTGGACTCGCGCTGGGCGCCGATGCCGTTTTGGTTGTTATGTCGGAACGAACGGCGGATGGGCAGGAGCCGCCGGCGGCCGTGGCCGCGGCCATGGCCGCTGCGGATGTAGTCATTGCCCCGACCACTCGATCCTTGACCCATACTGCGGCACGCCGGCGGGCCACCGATGCCGGTGCGAGGGTGGCAACGATGCCGGGTATTACCGAAGATATGTTATATCGCGGAGCGATAACGGCGGACTACGAAGTGGTCCGCCGCCGAACCGAACAAGTGGCCCGCATTCTTGACGGCGGGCGGGCGGTCCGGCTGATCAGTGGCGAAAAGTATGAGCTGTTCCTCGACATCACCGGACGCCGTGCCATTGCGTCGACCGGAGTTTACCGTGATCCGGGAAGTGCAGGCAATCTGCCTTCTGGAGAGGCCTACCTTGCACCGGTTGAGGGAAGCGCGAACGGTGACCTTTTCGTGGATGGGTCCGTAGCCGGTCTGGGATTATTGCAGGATCCGCTGCTTTTACACATTGAAAATGGTCGTCTTGTTTCGGCAGAGGGACCGGACGCCGAACGGCTGCTCAAATTGTTGGATCAGAGCCCCCAGGGACGCATGGTGGCTGAATTGGGAATCGGCACCAATGACGCGGCACGCCTGACGGGCACGGTCCTTGAAGACGAAAAAATTTACGGTACGGTCCACATTGCCTTCGGCAGCAATGCGAGCTTCGGTGGGTCCATTGAAGCCGGGCTTCACATCGACGCGGTCGTCTTACGACCCCAACTTTATGTGGATGGCGTGCTTCTGGTAGGGGATGGCCGTGTGTACGTGTAA
- a CDS encoding CoA-acylating methylmalonate-semialdehyde dehydrogenase has product MAQLPLERDEPAAAVPALIGGKWITPAAQRWEPVYNPATGEVIARVPFATGAEVAAAVEAAAKAYPAWRRVPPVERARLMFRYKELLEKHFEELALSVTREHGKTLAEARGEVRRGIEVVEFAAGAPTLLLGEMAEDVARGVDSEMVRVPLGVVAGICPFNFPAMIPLWMFPIAVACGNTFVLKPSERTPLTAVRLAELFLEAGAPEGVLNVVHGGRDVVDGLLAHPDVKAVSFVGSQPVAQYVYAEAARHGKRVQALGGAKNHLVVMPDADLEATVASVVGSAFGSAGQRCLAGSVVVAVGDVGDPLVGALCEAARNLVVGEGTDPEVDMGPVIRAEARDRIARYIERGVRAGASLVLDGRRHPHLRGPAGGFWIGPTIFDHVRPEQEIACDEIFGPVLSVIRVPDLDTAIDVANRSRFGNAASIFTRSGAAARTFRYRIEAGMLGINIGVAAPMAWFPFSGWKASFYGDLHATGKDGVRFYTEVKMVTSRW; this is encoded by the coding sequence GTGGCCCAACTGCCCTTGGAACGGGACGAACCGGCAGCCGCCGTGCCGGCGCTGATCGGGGGCAAGTGGATCACGCCGGCCGCGCAGCGGTGGGAGCCGGTGTACAACCCCGCCACCGGGGAGGTCATCGCCCGGGTGCCCTTCGCCACCGGGGCGGAGGTGGCGGCCGCCGTGGAGGCGGCAGCGAAGGCGTACCCGGCGTGGCGCCGGGTTCCTCCGGTGGAGAGGGCCCGGCTGATGTTCCGGTACAAGGAGCTCCTGGAGAAGCACTTCGAAGAGCTGGCCCTGTCCGTCACCCGGGAGCACGGGAAGACCCTGGCCGAAGCCCGCGGCGAGGTGCGGCGGGGCATCGAGGTGGTCGAGTTCGCCGCGGGGGCGCCGACCCTGCTGCTGGGGGAGATGGCGGAAGACGTAGCCCGCGGGGTCGACAGCGAGATGGTCCGGGTGCCCCTGGGGGTGGTCGCCGGGATCTGCCCGTTCAACTTCCCGGCCATGATCCCCTTGTGGATGTTCCCCATCGCCGTGGCGTGCGGCAACACCTTCGTGCTGAAGCCGTCGGAGCGGACCCCGCTGACGGCCGTTCGACTGGCGGAGCTGTTCCTGGAGGCCGGCGCGCCGGAGGGCGTGCTGAACGTGGTCCATGGCGGGCGGGACGTCGTGGACGGGCTCCTCGCCCACCCCGACGTCAAGGCCGTCTCCTTCGTGGGGTCGCAGCCGGTGGCGCAGTACGTCTACGCCGAGGCGGCCCGGCACGGCAAGCGGGTGCAGGCTCTGGGAGGGGCCAAGAACCACCTGGTCGTCATGCCCGACGCGGACCTGGAGGCCACCGTGGCGTCGGTGGTGGGCTCGGCCTTCGGTTCCGCCGGCCAGCGCTGCCTGGCCGGCAGCGTCGTCGTGGCCGTGGGGGACGTGGGCGATCCCCTGGTGGGGGCCCTCTGCGAGGCGGCGCGGAACCTGGTGGTGGGCGAGGGGACCGATCCCGAGGTCGACATGGGCCCGGTGATCCGGGCCGAGGCCCGGGACCGCATCGCCCGCTACATCGAACGGGGCGTGCGGGCGGGGGCGTCCCTGGTGCTGGATGGCCGCCGCCACCCGCACCTGCGGGGGCCGGCGGGCGGGTTCTGGATCGGGCCGACGATCTTCGACCACGTGCGACCGGAGCAGGAGATCGCGTGCGACGAGATCTTCGGTCCCGTGCTGTCGGTGATCCGGGTCCCCGACCTGGATACCGCTATCGACGTGGCGAACCGGTCCCGCTTCGGCAACGCCGCCAGCATCTTCACCCGGAGCGGCGCGGCGGCACGGACGTTCCGCTACCGCATCGAGGCCGGCATGCTCGGGATCAACATCGGGGTGGCCGCGCCCATGGCCTGGTTCCCCTTCTCGGGGTGGAAGGCATCCTTCTACGGGGACCTGCACGCCACCGGCAAGGACGGGGTCCGGTTCTATACCGAGGTCAAGATGGTGACGAGCCGCTGGTGA
- a CDS encoding DUF917 family protein, whose product MRLDRAQVRHAALGGAFLGGGGGGALSEGINLGELAFTVGDPQLVRLDDLNDEDVVVTVSAVGAPAAKDQYVKPADYVAALQALNQRLNGRIAGLITSENGGLATLNGWFQSAMTGIPVVDAAGNGRAHPTGVMGSMGLDRLDGYRSVQAAVGGDPRRARRVSLVVEGALAVVDRVVRQAAVEAGGLVAVARNPVPASWVREHGAAGAITFAIEVGALIDEQAPHGGRAVARALIERLGGEVLAEGEVKDYRLETTGGYDVGSLVVGDLELTFWNEYMTAERAGQRLATFPDLIATVDVDSGIPVTSAEIQNGRHVVVIMIPKERIPLGAGVRHADALLPVERVLGKAMATYF is encoded by the coding sequence ATGCGGCTGGATCGTGCGCAGGTTCGTCATGCCGCCCTAGGCGGCGCCTTCCTGGGAGGTGGAGGCGGGGGAGCCTTGTCGGAGGGCATCAACCTGGGCGAACTCGCCTTCACGGTCGGCGATCCCCAATTGGTTCGCTTGGATGACTTGAACGACGAGGACGTGGTCGTGACGGTCTCGGCTGTCGGAGCGCCCGCGGCAAAAGATCAATATGTGAAGCCGGCGGATTACGTGGCAGCTTTGCAGGCCTTGAATCAGCGCCTCAACGGGCGTATTGCCGGCCTCATCACCTCCGAGAACGGCGGCCTGGCGACGTTAAATGGGTGGTTCCAATCGGCGATGACGGGCATTCCGGTGGTGGACGCCGCCGGCAATGGGCGCGCTCACCCCACCGGGGTCATGGGTTCCATGGGTTTGGACCGCCTCGATGGCTACCGCTCGGTCCAAGCCGCCGTCGGGGGGGATCCTCGCCGGGCGCGGCGGGTAAGCCTTGTGGTGGAGGGAGCCCTCGCCGTCGTCGACCGGGTGGTCCGCCAAGCGGCAGTCGAGGCGGGTGGGCTCGTGGCGGTGGCGCGCAATCCGGTCCCTGCCTCGTGGGTCCGCGAGCATGGGGCCGCGGGGGCCATTACCTTCGCCATCGAAGTGGGCGCCTTGATTGACGAACAGGCTCCCCATGGTGGCCGGGCTGTCGCCCGCGCCCTGATTGAGCGGCTGGGGGGCGAGGTCCTGGCCGAGGGAGAGGTCAAGGACTACCGCCTGGAGACCACGGGTGGCTACGATGTAGGCTCACTGGTTGTCGGAGACTTGGAGTTGACGTTCTGGAACGAGTACATGACCGCCGAGCGGGCGGGCCAACGTTTGGCCACCTTCCCCGATCTGATCGCCACGGTGGATGTTGACAGCGGGATCCCCGTGACGTCCGCCGAGATTCAAAACGGTCGCCACGTGGTGGTGATCATGATCCCCAAGGAGAGAATCCCCCTGGGAGCCGGTGTTCGTCACGCCGACGCGCTTCTTCCCGTGGAACGCGTCCTCGGAAAAGCGATGGCTACCTATTTTTGA
- a CDS encoding aspartate aminotransferase family protein, with protein sequence MADAMPAVAHEGDDLRRKQREYLFPNLATLYEEPLVIVRGEGKYVWDDQGRQYLDAFGGILTVSLGHCHPQVTERVARQLRTLQHVSTLYVTEPQVRLAERLAELTPGRLQRSFFTNSGTEANETALVVARAHTGCDDVIVLRHSYHGRSMLTMTLGGTHAYRAATPVPGVHHLASPYCYRCPFGLTYPSCDLRCARDVEELIQTATSGRVAAFVAEPIQGVGGFITPPPEYFREVVSIVRRYGGLFICDEVQTGWGRTGTYLWGIQHWGVEPDVMTSAKGMANGLPIGWTITTDEVARSFRHSTISTFGGNPVSATAALAVIDVIVEEGLAENAARVGGFLMDGLKALQEKYPCMGDVRGMGLMIGVELVHGGKRPAPDLLSRWLEATRKRGLLIGKGGLYGHVARIAPHLNVTRSDAEEMLRIMDEAMAEVQPYMEV encoded by the coding sequence ATGGCCGATGCCATGCCCGCCGTGGCCCATGAGGGCGACGACCTTCGCCGCAAGCAGCGGGAGTACCTGTTTCCCAACCTGGCCACCCTGTACGAAGAGCCGCTGGTCATCGTCCGGGGTGAGGGCAAGTACGTCTGGGACGATCAGGGGCGGCAGTACCTGGACGCCTTCGGCGGCATCCTCACCGTCAGCCTGGGCCACTGCCACCCGCAGGTGACGGAACGGGTCGCCCGCCAGCTGCGGACGCTGCAGCACGTCTCGACCCTCTACGTCACCGAGCCCCAGGTGCGGCTGGCCGAGCGGCTGGCGGAGCTGACGCCGGGGCGGCTCCAGCGCAGCTTCTTCACCAACAGCGGCACCGAGGCCAACGAGACCGCCCTGGTGGTGGCCCGTGCCCACACCGGCTGCGACGACGTCATCGTCCTGCGCCACAGCTACCACGGCCGCTCGATGCTGACCATGACCCTGGGCGGGACCCACGCCTACCGGGCCGCCACACCGGTGCCCGGGGTGCACCATCTGGCCAGTCCCTACTGTTACCGCTGCCCCTTCGGGCTGACCTACCCGTCCTGCGACCTGCGCTGCGCCAGGGACGTGGAGGAACTGATCCAGACCGCCACCTCGGGCCGGGTGGCCGCCTTCGTCGCCGAGCCCATCCAGGGGGTGGGCGGGTTCATCACCCCGCCGCCCGAGTACTTCCGGGAAGTGGTCTCCATCGTGCGGCGGTACGGCGGCCTGTTCATCTGCGACGAGGTCCAGACCGGCTGGGGACGCACGGGCACCTACCTCTGGGGCATCCAGCACTGGGGCGTGGAACCCGACGTCATGACGTCGGCCAAGGGCATGGCCAACGGCCTGCCCATCGGCTGGACCATCACCACCGACGAGGTCGCCCGCTCCTTCCGCCACAGCACCATCTCCACCTTCGGCGGCAACCCCGTCTCGGCCACCGCGGCCCTGGCCGTGATCGACGTGATCGTGGAGGAGGGCCTGGCCGAGAACGCGGCCCGGGTGGGCGGGTTCCTGATGGACGGGCTCAAGGCATTGCAAGAGAAGTACCCGTGCATGGGCGACGTCCGCGGCATGGGGCTGATGATCGGCGTGGAGCTGGTGCACGGGGGCAAGCGGCCGGCGCCGGACCTGCTCAGCCGGTGGCTGGAGGCGACCCGCAAGCGCGGCCTCTTGATCGGCAAGGGGGGCCTCTACGGCCACGTGGCGCGGATCGCCCCGCACCTGAACGTGACCCGCAGCGACGCCGAGGAGATGCTCCGGATCATGGACGAGGCAATGGCCGAGGTCCAGCCGTACATGGAGGTGTGA